The Solea senegalensis isolate Sse05_10M linkage group LG4, IFAPA_SoseM_1, whole genome shotgun sequence genome includes a region encoding these proteins:
- the LOC122767770 gene encoding olfactory receptor class A-like protein 1, with amino-acid sequence MPSHKFVRGMLYLSLTVVGVPGNTAVILAFLLMLYQEKRLLPADAIVLHLACSNLLVVAIRCLLETLASFHVADIFDDISCKSVIFVYRTSRSLSIWLTFVLSAYQCLSIAPPGSRWASMRHLMGKYLGVVFFLLWLINTCMSSAPVLLSGRLNNSTTLNFGINVQFCYVNFPSKLAKEANGAAQVGRDVVPMALMALASLIILVFLYKHSRQVKGLRSSSGGGGGGGGAEQRAAKAVVALVTLYVVLYGVDNGLWVYTLTVRKTMTTSLISDLRIFFSSLYAALSPVVIIASNRKVNSRLRCSMQEKHVQEKATSVM; translated from the coding sequence ATGCCATCACATAAGTTCGTTCGTGGGATGCTCTATCTGTCCCTCACTGTGGTCGGAGTCCCAGGTAACACTGCTGTCATCCTGGCATTCCTCCTGATGCTGTACCAGGAGAAACGGCTCCTCCCAGCCGATGCCATTGTCCTGCATCTGGCCTGTTCAAACCTGCTGGTGGTGGCTATTCGCTGTCTGCTGGAAACCCTTGCCTCCTTCCATGTGGCCGATATCTTTGATGACATCAGCtgcaaatcagtgatttttgtcTACAGAACCTCCCGCTCCCTCTCTATCTGGCTCACCTTCGTCCTGAGTGCCTACCAGTGTCTGAGCATTGCCCCTCCAGGATCACGCTGGGCCTCCATGCGTCACTTGATGGGCAAGTATTTGGGGGTtgtgttcttcctcctctggcTCATCAACACCTGCATGAGCTCAGCACCTGTACTCCTCTCTGGCAGACTGAATAACTCCACCACATTAAACTTTGGCATTAATGTGCAATTCTGCTATGTGAACTTCCCCTCAAAGCTGGCCAAAGAGGCCAATGGGGCGGCTCAGGTGGGCAGAGACGTGGTGCCCATGGCTCTTATGGCCCTAGCCAGTCTGATCATCCTGGTCTTTCTCTACAAGCACAGCCGGCAGGTGAAAGGCCtccgcagcagcagtggtggaggtggtggaggtggaggggcaGAACAACGAGCTGCTAAAGCTGTGGTAGCACTTGTGACCTTGTACGTGGTCCTCTATGGGGTAGACAATGGGCTATGGGTGTACACTCTCACTGTGAGAAAAACCATGACCACCTCACTGATCTCTGACCTGCGTATATTCTTCTCCTCACTCTATGCAGCACTAAGCCCTGTGGTGATCATTGCATCGAACAGAAAGGTGAACAGCAGACTGAGGTGTTCAATGCAGGAGAAACACGTTCAAGAGAAAGCCACATCTGTGATGTGA
- the LOC122768519 gene encoding olfactory receptor class A-like protein 1 translates to MDLCVTIKGVSFLLQTGMGILGNSVVLLAYGSIIYTGPKLLPVDMILCHLAFANLMLLLTRCVPQTMTVFGLKELLNDPGCKVVIYAYRIGRALSVCITCMLSVFQAMTIAPAGPRLSRLKPALPSLVLPTFAGLWLLNMTICIAAPLFSMAPRNGTVPAFTLNLGFCHVDFRDNLSYVINGVAITWRDFAFVALMLGSSGYILVLLYRHSRQVRGIRKSQGGGAETRAAKTVITLVILYVVFFGIDNVIWIYMLTVAKVSPVVADMRVFFSSCYASLSPYFIISSNKKVKAKIICASEQDQPSTDTQESNDK, encoded by the coding sequence ATGGATCTGTGTGTGACCATCAAAGGGGTCTCCTTCCTCTTGCAAACAGGTATGGGCATCTTGGGGAACAGCGTGGTGCTGCTGGCATACGGCAGCATCATTTATACCGGACCCAAGCTCCTTCCTGTGGACATGATCCTGTGCCACCTGGCCTTTGCCAACCTGATGCTGCTATTAACGCGCTGCGTCCCTCAGACCATGACTGTGTTTGGGCTGAAGGAGCTGCTGAATGATCCAGGCTGTAAGGTTGTGATCTATGCCTACCGCATCGGCCGTGCCCTGTCAGTCTGCATCACCTGCATGCTCAGTGTGTTCCAGGCTATGACCATCGCCCCAGCTGGACCACGTTTGTCCAGGCTGAAACCTGCACTTCCATCCCTGGTTCTCCCGACCTTTGCAGGGCTGTGGCTCCTCAACATGACCATATGCATTGCAGCCCCTTTGTTCTCTATGGCTCCACGTAATGGCACTGTCCCTGCCTTCACCCTCAACCTGGGCTTTTGTCATGTGGACTTCAGAGACAACCTGTCCTATGTGATCAATGGGGTTGCTATCACTTGGAGGGATTTTGCCTTTGTCGCCCTGATGTTAGGCTCCAGTGGTTACATCCTGGTGCTTCTCTACCGCCACAGCCGCCAGGTGAGAGGGATCCGTAAATCTCAGGGTGGTGGAGCAGAGACCAGGGCTGCCAAAACAGTGATAACTCTGGTGATTCTCTATGTGGTCTTTTTTGGGATTGATAATGTGATCTGGATCTACATGTTGACAGTGGCTAAGGTGTCACCAGTGGTGGCTGATATGCGAgtgttcttctcctcctgctacGCCTCACTCAGTCCCTACTTTATCATTTCTTCCAACAAGAAGGTCAAGGCGAAGATCATATGTGCATCTGAGCAAGACCAACCATCAACTGACACTCAGGAGTCGAATGACAAATGA
- the phtf1 gene encoding putative homeodomain transcription factor 1, protein MAGIAWYQEKIGAYDQQVWEKSLEKADLNGLDSKPKKTGYIKPDLIDVDLVRGSTFSKAKPESPWTALTRKGLVRVLLFPFFFHWWIQVTSKSISSCIILLYFMQVAAVVLYLEVPGANASEVFGPVCLMLLLGTVHCQIVSTESSRWPSGSPAASSTTTSPARRRRPRKSRGLKKYEEKNDREDSQTQESWQFEEGEQSYSDKERRKKTKSGFGASDEFSSEEEEGVESVEKIYPSAHQDSQPATTWSTSVSSVRQRSLKSNSKPTVRHQEVIGASIKVAPRAVDRLRPSMGSRPASDTDDTMWEELLQGPDTASTGSSDSDGDGRFTSGLALPQTTTLSSDDDGLQQGITGGHLSWLQACHPSKDRVSAIIWEQGECKKADMSVLEISGIILTRVKLVEQGMGYLVLGGLMTATLALLPVAFRLAQHLEKLSLSSLSLAQLGEIVVGPTDVQTYTFFFITMVQRVCLTGLFFFMMCVAERTYKQRLLFAKYFSHITSARKAKKSEIPHFRLKKVQNIKMWLSLRSFLRRRGPQRSVDVIVSSIFLLALSISFIICAQLLHSHKTFLESLTNWELMVWASSLILFLLRLATLGSETNCKYSNSSVLLTEQINLYLKMEKKPNKKEELSIVNNVLKLATKLMKELDTPFRLLGLTVNPLIYNITKVVILSAVSAVVSDLLGFNIRLWKIKP, encoded by the exons ATGGCTGGGATAGCCTGGTACCAAGAGAAG ATCGGGGCCTATGATCAACAAGTCTGGGAGAAATCTCTGGAGAAGGCAGATCTAAAT GGTTTGGACAGCAAACCAAAGAAGACGGGTTATATCAAGCCAGACCTCATTGATGTCGACTTAGTAAGAG GATCCACATTCAGCAAAGCCAAACCAGAGAGTCCTTGGACAGCTCTGACACGAAAAGGTCTGGTTAGAGTGCTGCTGTTCCCATTCTTCTTCCATTGGTGGATCCAGGTCACCTCCAAGTCCATCTCATCATGTATCATTCTCCTCTACTTCATGCAAG TGGCAGCAGTGGTGTTGTACTTGGAGGTCCCCGGGGCAAATGCCAGTGAGGTGTTTGGACCTGTTtgtctgatgctgctgctgggcaCCGTGCACTGCCAGATTGTGTCAACGGAGTCCAGCAGGTGGCCCTCGGGCAGTCCAGCTgccagcagcaccaccaccagcccTGCACGCAGAAGGAG GCCAAGGAAGAGCAGAGGActaaaaaaatatgaagaaaaaaatgacagagagGACTCACAAACACAAGAGTCCTGGCAGTTTGAAGAAGGAGAGCAATCATACAGTGATAAGGAGAGGAGG aaaaaaacaaagtcaggtTTTGGGGCATCTGATGAGTTCTctagtgaggaagaggagggagtaGAATCAGTTGAAAAGATTTACCCATCAGCTCATCAAGACAGTCAACCTGCTACAACCTGGTCGACGTCTGTGTCTTCTGTTAGACAGAGAAGCCTGAAATCTAACTCCAAACCTACAGTAAGACATCAG GAAGTGATTGGAGCTTCCATAAAAGTGGCACCTCGAGCGGTGGACCGCCTCAGGCCAAGCATGGGCTCCCGTCCTGCTTCCGACACTGACGACACAATGTGGGAGGAGCTTCTCCAAGGGCCTGACACTGCCTCTACAGGAAGCAGTGACAGCGATGGGGACGGGAGGTTCACCTCTGGTTTGGCACttcctcaaacaaccacactgagcagtgatgatgaCGGCCTACAGCAGGGAATCACTGGA ggCCATTTATCTTGGCTTCAGGCATGTCACCCATCCAAGGACCGTGTCAGTGCCATAATATGGGAGCAGGGCGAGTGTAAGAAAGCAGATATGTCTGTGCTGGAGATCAGTGGGATCATCCTTACACGG GTTAAGTTAGTGGAGCAGGGTATGGGTTACCTTGTCCTTGGCGGACTCATGACTGCCACCCTAGCACTGCTTCCGGTCGCCTTTCGCTTGGCTCAGCATCTGGAGAAGTTGTCCCTCAGCTCACTGTCTCTGGCACAGCTAGGAGAAATTGTGGTTGGGCCGACTGATGTCCAGACCTACacttttttcttcatcacaATGGTGCAAAGAGTCTGCCTCACTGGACTGTTCTTCTTCATGATGTGTGTGGCCGAGAGAACGTACAAACag AGACTTTTATTTGCCAAGTACTTCAGCCACATCACTTCAGCTCGCAAGGCCAAGAAATCTGAGATTCCTCATTTCAGGTTGAAGAAAGTGCAGAACATAAAGATGTGGTTGTCCCTGCGCTCATTTCTCAGG AGACGAGGGCCCCAGCGCTCTGTTGATGTCATTGTCTCCTCTATTTTCCTGTTGGCACTTTCCATTTCATTCATCATCTGTGCTCAG CTTTTGCACAGCCACAAGACATTCCTGGAGTCGCTGACAAACTGGGAGCTGATGGTTTGGGCCTCGTCCCTCATCTTATTTCTGTTACGACTGGCCACGCTGGGCTCAGAGACCAACTGTAAATATAGCAACTCCTCAGTGCTCCTCACTGAGCAG ATCAATTTGTATCTCAAGATGGAAAAAAAGCCCAATAAGAAAGAAGAACTCAGTATAGTGAACAACGTTTTGAAACTTGCCACAAAACTGATGAAG GAGCTGGATACTCCGTTCAGACTGTTGGGTCTGACAGTAAACCCTCTGATCTATAACATCACCAAAGTGGTCATCCTGTCCGCAGTGTCTGCGGTGGTCAGTGACCTGCTCGGCTTCAACATTAGA CTATGGAAAATCAAGCCttaa
- the pfkfb2b gene encoding 6-phosphofructo-2-kinase/fructose-2,6-bisphosphatase 2 isoform X1: MEVEFQTDSEVDFSMSNSQTDNGSTNSAETKKMDQRTSEKKCSWASHMTNSPTMIVMIGLPARGKTYMSKKLTRYLNWIGVPTKVFNLGVYRREAVRAYKSYDFFRHDNEEAMKIRKQCALVALQDVKAYLTEEGGQIAVFDATNTTRERRDLIQAFVKENAFKVFFVESVCDDPDVIAANILEVKVSSPDYPETHRERVMDDFLKRIECYKVTYQPLDSDDYDKDMSFIKVINVGRRFLVNRVQDYIQSKIVYYLMNIHVHSHSIYVCRHGESNHNIAGQIGGDSELSPRGKQFAHALRDFIEEQKLSDLKVWTSQLRSSIQTAEELGVPYEQWKILDEIDAGVCEEMTYELIQKTFPEEFALRDQDKYHYRYPGGESYQDLVQRLEPVIMELERQGNVLVICHQAVMRCLLAYFLDKSAEDLPYMRCPLHTVLKLTPVAYGCKVEKFYLNVEAVNTHRDRHIAKIPWDSAPMLRRNSYTPLASHDQLRRPRLYSAGNPPWLPLAHTTAGLMPEERLSQPRIGSRCLSPCAKESTLTAQRKLVAMSASE, encoded by the exons ATGGAGGTCGAGTTTCAAACTGACTCTGAAGTAGATTTCAGCATGTCAAACTCTCAGACTGACAATGGCTCTACAAACTCGGCAGAAACCAAGAAAATGGACCAGAGGACAAGTGAGAAGAAGTGCT CGTGGGCCTCCCACATGACTAATTCTCCAACCATGATTGTAATGATCGGCCTGCCTGCAAGAGGGAAGACCTACATGTCAAAGAAACTTACACGGTACCTCAACTGGATCGGAGTCCCGACGAAAG TGTTTAACTTGGGCGTGTACCGCAGGGAGGCCGTCAGAGCTTATAAATCCTACGATTTCTTCCGTCACGACAACGAAGAAGCCATGAAAATCAGGAA acaGTGTGCTCTGGTAGCACTTCAGGACGTGAAAGCTTACCTGACGGAGGAGGGAGGTCAGATCGCG GTTTTTgatgcaacaaacacaacaagagaAAGACGAGACCTCATTCAAGCCTTTGTGAAGGAAAATGCATTCAAG GTTTTCTTTGTGGAGTCAGTGTGTGACGACCCAGACGTCATTGCTGCTAATATTCTG GAAGTGAAGGTTTCCAGCCCTGACTaccctgagacacacagagagagagtaatgGATGACTTTCTGAAACGAATCGAGTGCTACAAGGTCACATATCAACCATTAGATTCCGATGACTATGACAA GGATATGTCTTTTATCAAAGTGATAAATGTGGGTCGACGTTTTCTGGTGAATCGGGTGCAGGACTACATACAGAGTAAGATTGTCTACTACCTCATGAACATCCATGTGCACTCTCACTCCATCTACGTGTGTCGGCATGGAGAGAGCAACCACAACATCGCAGGCCAAATCGGGGGAGATTCCGAACTCTCTCCCCGAGGGAAACAG TTTGCCCATGCACTGCGAGATTTCATTGAAGAGCAGAAACTGTCAGATTTGAAAGTGTGGACAAGCCAACTGAGGAGTTCCATCCAGACGGCAGAGGAGCTTGGGGTTCCTTATGAACAGTGGAAGATACTCGATGAGATTGATGCG GGAGTGTGTGAGGAGATGACCTATGAGCTAATCCAGAAAACTTTCCCTGAAGAGTTTGCTTTGAGGGACCAGGACAAGTACCATTATCGCTACCCAGGAGGAGAG TCCTACCAGGATCTTGTTCAGCGTCTGGAGCCTGTTATCATGGAGCTAGAGAGACAGGGCAATGTGTTGGTTATCTGCCACCAGGCTGTGATGCGCTGTTTGCTGGCTTACTTTCTGGACAAAAGTGCAG AAGATCTGCCATACATGAGATGTCCGCTGCACACAGTGCTCAAGCTTACCCCTGTTGCCTATG GTTGTAAGGTGGAAAAGTTTTATCTTAATGTGGAGGCTGTAAACACGCACCGCGACCGGCACATT GCTAAAATTCCATGGGACTCTGCTCCCATGCTTCGGAGGAATAGTTACACTCCCCTGGCCAGTCATGACCAGCTCAGGCGTCCCAGGCTCTACAGTGCGGGTAACCCCCCTTGGCTACCGCTTGCCCACACCACAGCAGGTCTGATGCCAGAGGAACGGCTAAGCCAA
- the pfkfb2b gene encoding 6-phosphofructo-2-kinase/fructose-2,6-bisphosphatase 2 isoform X2: MEVEFQTDSEVDFSMSNSQTDNGSTNSAETKKMDQRTSEKKCSWASHMTNSPTMIVMIGLPARGKTYMSKKLTRYLNWIGVPTKVFNLGVYRREAVRAYKSYDFFRHDNEEAMKIRKQCALVALQDVKAYLTEEGGQIAVFDATNTTRERRDLIQAFVKENAFKVFFVESVCDDPDVIAANILEVKVSSPDYPETHRERVMDDFLKRIECYKVTYQPLDSDDYDKDMSFIKVINVGRRFLVNRVQDYIQSKIVYYLMNIHVHSHSIYVCRHGESNHNIAGQIGGDSELSPRGKQFAHALRDFIEEQKLSDLKVWTSQLRSSIQTAEELGVPYEQWKILDEIDAGVCEEMTYELIQKTFPEEFALRDQDKYHYRYPGGESYQDLVQRLEPVIMELERQGNVLVICHQAVMRCLLAYFLDKSAEDLPYMRCPLHTVLKLTPVAYGCKVEKFYLNVEAVNTHRDRHIAKIPWDSAPMLRRNSYTPLASHDQLRRPRLYSAGNPPWLPLAHTTAGLMPEERLSQESLCEGIDFDSPEETSGYVCF; encoded by the exons ATGGAGGTCGAGTTTCAAACTGACTCTGAAGTAGATTTCAGCATGTCAAACTCTCAGACTGACAATGGCTCTACAAACTCGGCAGAAACCAAGAAAATGGACCAGAGGACAAGTGAGAAGAAGTGCT CGTGGGCCTCCCACATGACTAATTCTCCAACCATGATTGTAATGATCGGCCTGCCTGCAAGAGGGAAGACCTACATGTCAAAGAAACTTACACGGTACCTCAACTGGATCGGAGTCCCGACGAAAG TGTTTAACTTGGGCGTGTACCGCAGGGAGGCCGTCAGAGCTTATAAATCCTACGATTTCTTCCGTCACGACAACGAAGAAGCCATGAAAATCAGGAA acaGTGTGCTCTGGTAGCACTTCAGGACGTGAAAGCTTACCTGACGGAGGAGGGAGGTCAGATCGCG GTTTTTgatgcaacaaacacaacaagagaAAGACGAGACCTCATTCAAGCCTTTGTGAAGGAAAATGCATTCAAG GTTTTCTTTGTGGAGTCAGTGTGTGACGACCCAGACGTCATTGCTGCTAATATTCTG GAAGTGAAGGTTTCCAGCCCTGACTaccctgagacacacagagagagagtaatgGATGACTTTCTGAAACGAATCGAGTGCTACAAGGTCACATATCAACCATTAGATTCCGATGACTATGACAA GGATATGTCTTTTATCAAAGTGATAAATGTGGGTCGACGTTTTCTGGTGAATCGGGTGCAGGACTACATACAGAGTAAGATTGTCTACTACCTCATGAACATCCATGTGCACTCTCACTCCATCTACGTGTGTCGGCATGGAGAGAGCAACCACAACATCGCAGGCCAAATCGGGGGAGATTCCGAACTCTCTCCCCGAGGGAAACAG TTTGCCCATGCACTGCGAGATTTCATTGAAGAGCAGAAACTGTCAGATTTGAAAGTGTGGACAAGCCAACTGAGGAGTTCCATCCAGACGGCAGAGGAGCTTGGGGTTCCTTATGAACAGTGGAAGATACTCGATGAGATTGATGCG GGAGTGTGTGAGGAGATGACCTATGAGCTAATCCAGAAAACTTTCCCTGAAGAGTTTGCTTTGAGGGACCAGGACAAGTACCATTATCGCTACCCAGGAGGAGAG TCCTACCAGGATCTTGTTCAGCGTCTGGAGCCTGTTATCATGGAGCTAGAGAGACAGGGCAATGTGTTGGTTATCTGCCACCAGGCTGTGATGCGCTGTTTGCTGGCTTACTTTCTGGACAAAAGTGCAG AAGATCTGCCATACATGAGATGTCCGCTGCACACAGTGCTCAAGCTTACCCCTGTTGCCTATG GTTGTAAGGTGGAAAAGTTTTATCTTAATGTGGAGGCTGTAAACACGCACCGCGACCGGCACATT GCTAAAATTCCATGGGACTCTGCTCCCATGCTTCGGAGGAATAGTTACACTCCCCTGGCCAGTCATGACCAGCTCAGGCGTCCCAGGCTCTACAGTGCGGGTAACCCCCCTTGGCTACCGCTTGCCCACACCACAGCAGGTCTGATGCCAGAGGAACGGCTAAGCCAA
- the pfkfb2b gene encoding 6-phosphofructo-2-kinase/fructose-2,6-bisphosphatase 2 isoform X3: MEVEFQTDSEVDFSMSNSQTDNGSTNSAETKKMDQRTSEKKCSWASHMTNSPTMIVMIGLPARGKTYMSKKLTRYLNWIGVPTKVFNLGVYRREAVRAYKSYDFFRHDNEEAMKIRKQCALVALQDVKAYLTEEGGQIAVFDATNTTRERRDLIQAFVKENAFKVFFVESVCDDPDVIAANILEVKVSSPDYPETHRERVMDDFLKRIECYKVTYQPLDSDDYDKDMSFIKVINVGRRFLVNRVQDYIQSKIVYYLMNIHVHSHSIYVCRHGESNHNIAGQIGGDSELSPRGKQFAHALRDFIEEQKLSDLKVWTSQLRSSIQTAEELGVPYEQWKILDEIDAGVCEEMTYELIQKTFPEEFALRDQDKYHYRYPGGESYQDLVQRLEPVIMELERQGNVLVICHQAVMRCLLAYFLDKSAEDLPYMRCPLHTVLKLTPVAYGCKVEKFYLNVEAVNTHRDRHIESLCEGIDFDSPEETSGYVCF, from the exons ATGGAGGTCGAGTTTCAAACTGACTCTGAAGTAGATTTCAGCATGTCAAACTCTCAGACTGACAATGGCTCTACAAACTCGGCAGAAACCAAGAAAATGGACCAGAGGACAAGTGAGAAGAAGTGCT CGTGGGCCTCCCACATGACTAATTCTCCAACCATGATTGTAATGATCGGCCTGCCTGCAAGAGGGAAGACCTACATGTCAAAGAAACTTACACGGTACCTCAACTGGATCGGAGTCCCGACGAAAG TGTTTAACTTGGGCGTGTACCGCAGGGAGGCCGTCAGAGCTTATAAATCCTACGATTTCTTCCGTCACGACAACGAAGAAGCCATGAAAATCAGGAA acaGTGTGCTCTGGTAGCACTTCAGGACGTGAAAGCTTACCTGACGGAGGAGGGAGGTCAGATCGCG GTTTTTgatgcaacaaacacaacaagagaAAGACGAGACCTCATTCAAGCCTTTGTGAAGGAAAATGCATTCAAG GTTTTCTTTGTGGAGTCAGTGTGTGACGACCCAGACGTCATTGCTGCTAATATTCTG GAAGTGAAGGTTTCCAGCCCTGACTaccctgagacacacagagagagagtaatgGATGACTTTCTGAAACGAATCGAGTGCTACAAGGTCACATATCAACCATTAGATTCCGATGACTATGACAA GGATATGTCTTTTATCAAAGTGATAAATGTGGGTCGACGTTTTCTGGTGAATCGGGTGCAGGACTACATACAGAGTAAGATTGTCTACTACCTCATGAACATCCATGTGCACTCTCACTCCATCTACGTGTGTCGGCATGGAGAGAGCAACCACAACATCGCAGGCCAAATCGGGGGAGATTCCGAACTCTCTCCCCGAGGGAAACAG TTTGCCCATGCACTGCGAGATTTCATTGAAGAGCAGAAACTGTCAGATTTGAAAGTGTGGACAAGCCAACTGAGGAGTTCCATCCAGACGGCAGAGGAGCTTGGGGTTCCTTATGAACAGTGGAAGATACTCGATGAGATTGATGCG GGAGTGTGTGAGGAGATGACCTATGAGCTAATCCAGAAAACTTTCCCTGAAGAGTTTGCTTTGAGGGACCAGGACAAGTACCATTATCGCTACCCAGGAGGAGAG TCCTACCAGGATCTTGTTCAGCGTCTGGAGCCTGTTATCATGGAGCTAGAGAGACAGGGCAATGTGTTGGTTATCTGCCACCAGGCTGTGATGCGCTGTTTGCTGGCTTACTTTCTGGACAAAAGTGCAG AAGATCTGCCATACATGAGATGTCCGCTGCACACAGTGCTCAAGCTTACCCCTGTTGCCTATG GTTGTAAGGTGGAAAAGTTTTATCTTAATGTGGAGGCTGTAAACACGCACCGCGACCGGCACATT
- the pfkfb2b gene encoding 6-phosphofructo-2-kinase/fructose-2,6-bisphosphatase 2 isoform X4, with amino-acid sequence MEVEFQTDSEVDFSMSNSQTDNGSTNSAETKKMDQRTSEKKCSWASHMTNSPTMIVMIGLPARGKTYMSKKLTRYLNWIGVPTKVFNLGVYRREAVRAYKSYDFFRHDNEEAMKIRKQCALVALQDVKAYLTEEGGQIAVFDATNTTRERRDLIQAFVKENAFKVFFVESVCDDPDVIAANILEVKVSSPDYPETHRERVMDDFLKRIECYKVTYQPLDSDDYDKDMSFIKVINVGRRFLVNRVQDYIQSKIVYYLMNIHVHSHSIYVCRHGESNHNIAGQIGGDSELSPRGKQFAHALRDFIEEQKLSDLKVWTSQLRSSIQTAEELGVPYEQWKILDEIDAGVCEEMTYELIQKTFPEEFALRDQDKYHYRYPGGESYQDLVQRLEPVIMELERQGNVLVICHQAVMRCLLAYFLDKSAEDLPYMRCPLHTVLKLTPVAYGCKVEKFYLNVEAVNTHRDRHIQWLFLFPRLADHRSDCI; translated from the exons ATGGAGGTCGAGTTTCAAACTGACTCTGAAGTAGATTTCAGCATGTCAAACTCTCAGACTGACAATGGCTCTACAAACTCGGCAGAAACCAAGAAAATGGACCAGAGGACAAGTGAGAAGAAGTGCT CGTGGGCCTCCCACATGACTAATTCTCCAACCATGATTGTAATGATCGGCCTGCCTGCAAGAGGGAAGACCTACATGTCAAAGAAACTTACACGGTACCTCAACTGGATCGGAGTCCCGACGAAAG TGTTTAACTTGGGCGTGTACCGCAGGGAGGCCGTCAGAGCTTATAAATCCTACGATTTCTTCCGTCACGACAACGAAGAAGCCATGAAAATCAGGAA acaGTGTGCTCTGGTAGCACTTCAGGACGTGAAAGCTTACCTGACGGAGGAGGGAGGTCAGATCGCG GTTTTTgatgcaacaaacacaacaagagaAAGACGAGACCTCATTCAAGCCTTTGTGAAGGAAAATGCATTCAAG GTTTTCTTTGTGGAGTCAGTGTGTGACGACCCAGACGTCATTGCTGCTAATATTCTG GAAGTGAAGGTTTCCAGCCCTGACTaccctgagacacacagagagagagtaatgGATGACTTTCTGAAACGAATCGAGTGCTACAAGGTCACATATCAACCATTAGATTCCGATGACTATGACAA GGATATGTCTTTTATCAAAGTGATAAATGTGGGTCGACGTTTTCTGGTGAATCGGGTGCAGGACTACATACAGAGTAAGATTGTCTACTACCTCATGAACATCCATGTGCACTCTCACTCCATCTACGTGTGTCGGCATGGAGAGAGCAACCACAACATCGCAGGCCAAATCGGGGGAGATTCCGAACTCTCTCCCCGAGGGAAACAG TTTGCCCATGCACTGCGAGATTTCATTGAAGAGCAGAAACTGTCAGATTTGAAAGTGTGGACAAGCCAACTGAGGAGTTCCATCCAGACGGCAGAGGAGCTTGGGGTTCCTTATGAACAGTGGAAGATACTCGATGAGATTGATGCG GGAGTGTGTGAGGAGATGACCTATGAGCTAATCCAGAAAACTTTCCCTGAAGAGTTTGCTTTGAGGGACCAGGACAAGTACCATTATCGCTACCCAGGAGGAGAG TCCTACCAGGATCTTGTTCAGCGTCTGGAGCCTGTTATCATGGAGCTAGAGAGACAGGGCAATGTGTTGGTTATCTGCCACCAGGCTGTGATGCGCTGTTTGCTGGCTTACTTTCTGGACAAAAGTGCAG AAGATCTGCCATACATGAGATGTCCGCTGCACACAGTGCTCAAGCTTACCCCTGTTGCCTATG GTTGTAAGGTGGAAAAGTTTTATCTTAATGTGGAGGCTGTAAACACGCACCGCGACCGGCACATT CAATGGCTGTTCCTGTTCCCTCGCTTGGCTGACCATCGCTCTGactgcatttaa